GGAGAGTAAACCGAAGCAAAACCTATAGGAAGTGCATTTAGCCGAAAAATTACCTCACAAAATCGACAAAAAGAGAGATCTAAACCTAAAACTGGGTAGAAGAACAGGTATCGCAATTAACAGAGAACCTGGATGGACATGGCCTTCTTGTTGGAATCCAGCTGACTTCCTGCGCAGAAAATCAGGTAAACCATTGCCGTCAAATCTTCGAGAAACCCTAAACAAAAATCGGCGTACCCTTATTTCCTTTCATCTTCTCCGCGTTCCTCTCCCGAGCCATCTTCGCTTTCTGGCCGTTGCCTCCTCCCATGGTTTCAACCAGCCACCTAGCTTTTGTCGATTGTTTGGCAGAGCAAGGCAGGTCAGGAAATTGCGGTATAAATACGTACACACACCTTAGATATCAAGGTGGGTCTTTTTATTACAAAAAATAATTTGAGAAGTCCGGGTTTAAAActccttttttttattttcgtaaatattattattgtcgttatttaaaattttttttaaaaaaaactaataaTATTTATACAAATTTTAAGAAATGAACTAGTAAATCTTTTTTTTAGTTTATTATGATAATTCGTAAATTGAAAAAATACGTGATTTAATAGAAGTTCGAGTAAAAGAGTTGGTAATTGTAATTgacatttgaaaatatgattctcaattttatttttaaaaaatagaataTAATTCTCccaattattaatatatattaaagttttaaaattaaatttagtgGTGGGACCTGGTTGCGTGGTCTAGTTTGTTTTTCAGGGTTGGGAGTTGGAAGGTGGAGAAATAATGAACAAGATTTAATAGTCGACTCTCTCATCTTAAATCAAATTCATTCACGTCTCTGGTCCAAGTTTCCTTCCATTCTTTGTTATTAGGTTTTACTTTAGAGTGAGtctaatgtgagaccgtctcacagatcttaatctgtgagacgggtcaaccatactcatattcacaataaaaagtaatactcttagcataaaaaataatactttttcattgatcatccaaataagagatccgtctcaaaaatacgacccgtgagaccgtctcac
This genomic interval from Primulina eburnea isolate SZY01 chromosome 16, ASM2296580v1, whole genome shotgun sequence contains the following:
- the LOC140817048 gene encoding uncharacterized protein At2g23090-like, yielding MGGGNGQKAKMARERNAEKMKGNKGSQLDSNKKAMSIQCKVCMQSFICTTSEVKCKEHAEAKHPKADLYTCFPHLK